In Cryptomeria japonica chromosome 10, Sugi_1.0, whole genome shotgun sequence, a genomic segment contains:
- the LOC131068426 gene encoding B3 domain-containing protein LOC_Os12g40080, whose protein sequence is MATDCNRLKTCKACKKRCFQFHSSEASNSTLWSFFKVMDDKCSPFLEIPSLPAKQIQSDGCGYVIVEGPTGYLWESILCFCGTSPSFKTGWEKFVSYHSIQAGDIIFFRNMGERLFIVQIFHPSGYEKQITHKKEVPKQEGSDLCRNQAHQWLSSEHPMILDSDSENHFDQKPPLLSCSRVKHNTDSKHSIIQSGRNRRYAARYSMIQPGRHLRYESMLSMIRRRERYHRYVAKRLQPGPNLRYAAMLSMMQPGRNQPSTSDLSN, encoded by the exons ATGGCGACTGACTGCAACAGATTGAAGACATGTAAAGCTTGCAAGAAAAGATGTTTTCAATTTCATTCTTCGGAGGCTTCAAATTCCACTCTCTGGTCCTTTTTCAAAGTCATGGATGACAAGTGCTCACCTTTTTTG GAGATTCCTTCCCTACCTGCAAAGCAAATTCAGTCAGATGGATGCGGATATGTTATTGTGGAGGGCCCAACTGGGTACCTTTGGGAGAGCATACTCTGTTTTTGTGGCACTTCTCCATCTTTCAAGACTGGTTGGGAAAAATTCGTTTCATATCATTCCATCCAAGCTGGAGATATTATATTTTTCAGAAATATGGGAGAGAGACTGTTTATTGTTCAAATATTCCATCCCAGTGGATATGAAAAGCAAATAACACACAAAAAAGAGGTTCCAAAACAAGAGGGTTCTGATTTGTGCAGAAATCAGGCACACCAATGGCTCTCTTCCGAGCATCCAATGATCTTGGACAGTGACTCAGAAAATCACTTTGACCAAAAGCCACCATTGCTATCATGTAGCCGTGTAAAACATAATACTGATAGTAAGCATTCCATAATTCAATCAGGGCGTAATCGTCGTTATGCAGCGAGGTATTCCATGATTCAACCAGGGCGTCATCTTCGTTATGAATCGATGCTTTCCATGATTCGACGACGAGAGCGTTATCATCGTTATGTAGCGAAGCGTCTTCAACCAGGGCCTAATCTTCGTTATGCAGCGATGCTTTCCATGATGCAACCAGGGCGTAATCAACCATCTACTTCTG ACCTTTCCAATTAA